From the bacterium genome, the window GGGACGTCCTCGCCGCGCCGTTCAGGTGCGCGAGCCCTGCCTTTCTCCTTCATGTCTGCGATGTTGTCCTGCTGCGTGCCGAGGAACAGATGCTCGGGGTTCACACAACCAGGGTTGTCGCAGTGATGGAGAACGCACGGTTCCGTGATCTCGCCGAAGAAGATTTCCCACGCGACGCGGTGAGCTAGGAGTGAACCACCGGCAAAACCGATGATGCCGTAACCACAGGCG encodes:
- a CDS encoding HNH endonuclease, whose protein sequence is MRKRPVKERFMEKFRADYSTGCWEWTAAKNACGYGIIGFAGGSLLAHRVAWEIFFGEITEPCVLHHCDNPGCVNPEHLFLGTQQDNIADMKEKGRARAPERRGEDVPTSKLTEKQVLEIRADPRVQREIAADYGVHQVTVGEIKRREIWTHI